A genomic region of Oryza glaberrima chromosome 1, OglaRS2, whole genome shotgun sequence contains the following coding sequences:
- the LOC127754862 gene encoding protein terminal ear1 homolog isoform X1: protein MEEGGGSGVGGMQGAASNLLDAGAQAFYPAVGAPFPFQQLPHQLYCPQPPPPPYQVMPVPPPPPVGLPVPPLPATMAPQPGYCVPAAATVVDGPASRAVVLSLVPPHAPEDEIARAMAPFGAVRAVDASAVASEGVATVYFFDIRSAEHAVTGVREQHIRQQCRLGQLYAAAAAALSPTWPPPAWDWPHDDNRGLVLGQAVWAHFAAGSTVPDDGASRGSLVVLNSLPAMSVFELREIFQAYGDVKDVRESALRPSNKFVEFFDTRDADRALHELNGKELFGRRLVVEYTRPSLPGPRRRGHVSHQPLAPTPPRLQAAWRPAPAPSQSAQPSSSGSGKAREGVVLLRRSSGKGSSGSQSKGGGNAGHERKSKGGKSAAAACSTAASALSSTAAAPSKQSQKGGGGRGGSWRGQKSGWEARFLFKEPVAAAAAAGDAAASETQEPASCKDTRTTVMIRNIPNKYSQKLLLNMLDNHCILSNQQIEASCEDEAQPFSSYDFLYLPIDFNNKCNVGYGFVNLTSPEAAVRLYKAFHKQPWEVFNSRKICQVTYARVQGLDALKEHFKNSKFPCDSDEYLPVVFSPPRDGKLLTEPVPLVGRSPAPSSASGASSPPKSRAASVDPLAQELMTAPSSSGDGASSASSSNAHADEDDVHGETGGDRGDDAGLDLELQRLGYTD, encoded by the exons ATGGAGGAAGGAGGTGGGAGTGGCGTGGGTGGGATGCAGGGAGCGGCGTCGAATCTTCTGGACGCCGGAGCTCAGGCGTTCTACCCTGCCGTCGGCGCGCCGTTCCCGTTCCAGCAGCTTCCGCACCAGCTGTActgcccgcagccgccgccgccgccgtaccagGTCatgccggtgccgccgccgccgccggtgggcttgcctgtgccgccgctgccggcgacgatggcgccgcAGCCGGGCTACTGCGtgccggcggccgcgacggTGGTGGACGGTCCGGCCAGCCGCGCCGTCGTGCTGAGCCTGGTGCCGCCGCACGCGCCGGAGGACGAGATCGCCCGCGCGATGGCTCCGTTCGGTGCGGTGCGCGCCGTGGacgcgtcggcggtggcgtccGAGGGCGTCGCGACCGTCTACTTCTTCGATATCCGCTCCGCCGAGCACGCCGTCACGGGGGTCCGCGAGCAGCACATCCGGCAGCAGTGCCGGCTCGGCCAGCTctacgccgccgctgccgccgccttgtCCCCGACCTGGCCCCCGCCGGCGTGGGACTGGCCCCACGACGACAACCGCGGGCTCGTCCTCGGCCAGGCCGTCTGGGCCCACTTCGCCGCCGGCTCCACCGTCCccgacgacggcgccagccGCGGCTCCCTCGTCGTGCTCAATTCCCTCCCCGCCATGTCCGTGTTCGAACTCCGCGAAATCTTCCAAGCATACG GTGACGTGAAGGACGTGAGGGAGTCGGCGCTGCGGCCGAGCAACAAGTTCGTCGAGTTCTTCGACACGCGCGACGCCGACCGCGCGCTCCACGAGCTCAACGGCAAGGAGCtcttcggccgccgcctcgtcgtcgagTACACGCGCCCTTCCCTCCCCGGCCCACGCAG GCGCGGGCACGTGTCGCACCAGCCCTTGGCCCCGACGCCACCGAGGCTGCAGGCGGCttggcggccggcgccggcgccgtcgcagTCTGCGCAGCCGTCGTCGTCTGGCTCCGGCAAGGCGAGGGAAGGCGTGGTGCTTCTGCGCAGGAGCTCCGGGAAAGGTAGCTCGGGTAGCCAGTCCAAGGGCGGTGGCAATGCTGGCCACGAGCGGAAGAGCAAGGGCGGCaagagcgccgcggcggcgtgttCGACGGCGGCTTCGGCATTGTCGTCTACCGCAGCAGCGCCCAGCAAGCAAAGCcagaaaggcggcggcggccgtggcgggagCTGGAGAGGCCAGAAGAGCGGGTGGGAGGCTCGCTTCCTGTTCAAAGAACCCgtggccgcagccgccgccgccggcgacgctgccGCCTCCGAGACGCAAGAGCCGGCGAGCTGCAAGGACACGAGAACCACTGTGATGATCAGGAACATCCCAAACAAGTACAG CCAGAAGCTGCTGCTCAACATGCTGGACAACCACTGCATCCTCTCCAACCAGCAGATCGAGGCGAGCTGCGAAGACGAAGCCCAGCCATTCTCCTCCTACGATTTCCTCTACCTCCCCATAGATTTCAA CAACAAGTGCAACGTGGGCTATGGCTTCGTCAACCTCACCTCGCCGGAGGCTGCCGTGCGGCTGTACAAGGCGTTCCACAAGCAACCGTGGGAGGTGTTCAACTCGCGCAAGATTTGCCAAGTGACATACGCACGCGTGCAA GGCCTGGACGCGCTCAAGGAGCACTTCAAGAACTCCAAGTTCCCGTGCGACAGCGACGAGTACCTGCCCGTGGTGTTCTCGCCGCCGCGGGACGGCAAGCTGCTCACGGAGCCGGTGCCGCTGGTCGGCCGCTCGCCGGCACCGTCGTCGGCGTCCggggcgtcgtcgccgcccaaGAGCCGCGCCGCGAGCGTCGACCCACTAGCGCAGGAGCTCATGACAGCGCCGTCTtcctccggcgacggcgcgtcctccgcctcctcgtccaATGCCCACGCCGACGAGGATGACGTCCATGGCGAAACCGGTGGTGACCGTGGCGACGACGCGGGGCTCGATCTGGAGCTACAGCGCCTAGGCTACACTGACTAG
- the LOC127754862 gene encoding protein terminal ear1 homolog isoform X3, whose product MQGAASNLLDAGAQAFYPAVGAPFPFQQLPHQLYCPQPPPPPYQVMPVPPPPPVGLPVPPLPATMAPQPGYCVPAAATVVDGPASRAVVLSLVPPHAPEDEIARAMAPFGAVRAVDASAVASEGVATVYFFDIRSAEHAVTGVREQHIRQQCRLGQLYAAAAAALSPTWPPPAWDWPHDDNRGLVLGQAVWAHFAAGSTVPDDGASRGSLVVLNSLPAMSVFELREIFQAYGDVKDVRESALRPSNKFVEFFDTRDADRALHELNGKELFGRRLVVEYTRPSLPGPRRRGHVSHQPLAPTPPRLQAAWRPAPAPSQSAQPSSSGSGKAREGVVLLRRSSGKGSSGSQSKGGGNAGHERKSKGGKSAAAACSTAASALSSTAAAPSKQSQKGGGGRGGSWRGQKSGWEARFLFKEPVAAAAAAGDAAASETQEPASCKDTRTTVMIRNIPNNQKLLLNMLDNHCILSNQQIEASCEDEAQPFSSYDFLYLPIDFKPCSNKCNVGYGFVNLTSPEAAVRLYKAFHKQPWEVFNSRKICQVTYARVQGLDALKEHFKNSKFPCDSDEYLPVVFSPPRDGKLLTEPVPLVGRSPAPSSASGASSPPKSRAASVDPLAQELMTAPSSSGDGASSASSSNAHADEDDVHGETGGDRGDDAGLDLELQRLGYTD is encoded by the exons ATGCAGGGAGCGGCGTCGAATCTTCTGGACGCCGGAGCTCAGGCGTTCTACCCTGCCGTCGGCGCGCCGTTCCCGTTCCAGCAGCTTCCGCACCAGCTGTActgcccgcagccgccgccgccgccgtaccagGTCatgccggtgccgccgccgccgccggtgggcttgcctgtgccgccgctgccggcgacgatggcgccgcAGCCGGGCTACTGCGtgccggcggccgcgacggTGGTGGACGGTCCGGCCAGCCGCGCCGTCGTGCTGAGCCTGGTGCCGCCGCACGCGCCGGAGGACGAGATCGCCCGCGCGATGGCTCCGTTCGGTGCGGTGCGCGCCGTGGacgcgtcggcggtggcgtccGAGGGCGTCGCGACCGTCTACTTCTTCGATATCCGCTCCGCCGAGCACGCCGTCACGGGGGTCCGCGAGCAGCACATCCGGCAGCAGTGCCGGCTCGGCCAGCTctacgccgccgctgccgccgccttgtCCCCGACCTGGCCCCCGCCGGCGTGGGACTGGCCCCACGACGACAACCGCGGGCTCGTCCTCGGCCAGGCCGTCTGGGCCCACTTCGCCGCCGGCTCCACCGTCCccgacgacggcgccagccGCGGCTCCCTCGTCGTGCTCAATTCCCTCCCCGCCATGTCCGTGTTCGAACTCCGCGAAATCTTCCAAGCATACG GTGACGTGAAGGACGTGAGGGAGTCGGCGCTGCGGCCGAGCAACAAGTTCGTCGAGTTCTTCGACACGCGCGACGCCGACCGCGCGCTCCACGAGCTCAACGGCAAGGAGCtcttcggccgccgcctcgtcgtcgagTACACGCGCCCTTCCCTCCCCGGCCCACGCAG GCGCGGGCACGTGTCGCACCAGCCCTTGGCCCCGACGCCACCGAGGCTGCAGGCGGCttggcggccggcgccggcgccgtcgcagTCTGCGCAGCCGTCGTCGTCTGGCTCCGGCAAGGCGAGGGAAGGCGTGGTGCTTCTGCGCAGGAGCTCCGGGAAAGGTAGCTCGGGTAGCCAGTCCAAGGGCGGTGGCAATGCTGGCCACGAGCGGAAGAGCAAGGGCGGCaagagcgccgcggcggcgtgttCGACGGCGGCTTCGGCATTGTCGTCTACCGCAGCAGCGCCCAGCAAGCAAAGCcagaaaggcggcggcggccgtggcgggagCTGGAGAGGCCAGAAGAGCGGGTGGGAGGCTCGCTTCCTGTTCAAAGAACCCgtggccgcagccgccgccgccggcgacgctgccGCCTCCGAGACGCAAGAGCCGGCGAGCTGCAAGGACACGAGAACCACTGTGATGATCAGGAACATCCCAAACAA CCAGAAGCTGCTGCTCAACATGCTGGACAACCACTGCATCCTCTCCAACCAGCAGATCGAGGCGAGCTGCGAAGACGAAGCCCAGCCATTCTCCTCCTACGATTTCCTCTACCTCCCCATAGATTTCAA GCCATGCAGCAACAAGTGCAACGTGGGCTATGGCTTCGTCAACCTCACCTCGCCGGAGGCTGCCGTGCGGCTGTACAAGGCGTTCCACAAGCAACCGTGGGAGGTGTTCAACTCGCGCAAGATTTGCCAAGTGACATACGCACGCGTGCAA GGCCTGGACGCGCTCAAGGAGCACTTCAAGAACTCCAAGTTCCCGTGCGACAGCGACGAGTACCTGCCCGTGGTGTTCTCGCCGCCGCGGGACGGCAAGCTGCTCACGGAGCCGGTGCCGCTGGTCGGCCGCTCGCCGGCACCGTCGTCGGCGTCCggggcgtcgtcgccgcccaaGAGCCGCGCCGCGAGCGTCGACCCACTAGCGCAGGAGCTCATGACAGCGCCGTCTtcctccggcgacggcgcgtcctccgcctcctcgtccaATGCCCACGCCGACGAGGATGACGTCCATGGCGAAACCGGTGGTGACCGTGGCGACGACGCGGGGCTCGATCTGGAGCTACAGCGCCTAGGCTACACTGACTAG
- the LOC127754862 gene encoding protein terminal ear1 homolog isoform X2: MQGAASNLLDAGAQAFYPAVGAPFPFQQLPHQLYCPQPPPPPYQVMPVPPPPPVGLPVPPLPATMAPQPGYCVPAAATVVDGPASRAVVLSLVPPHAPEDEIARAMAPFGAVRAVDASAVASEGVATVYFFDIRSAEHAVTGVREQHIRQQCRLGQLYAAAAAALSPTWPPPAWDWPHDDNRGLVLGQAVWAHFAAGSTVPDDGASRGSLVVLNSLPAMSVFELREIFQAYGDVKDVRESALRPSNKFVEFFDTRDADRALHELNGKELFGRRLVVEYTRPSLPGPRRRGHVSHQPLAPTPPRLQAAWRPAPAPSQSAQPSSSGSGKAREGVVLLRRSSGKGSSGSQSKGGGNAGHERKSKGGKSAAAACSTAASALSSTAAAPSKQSQKGGGGRGGSWRGQKSGWEARFLFKEPVAAAAAAGDAAASETQEPASCKDTRTTVMIRNIPNKYSQKLLLNMLDNHCILSNQQIEASCEDEAQPFSSYDFLYLPIDFKPCSNKCNVGYGFVNLTSPEAAVRLYKAFHKQPWEVFNSRKICQVTYARVQGLDALKEHFKNSKFPCDSDEYLPVVFSPPRDGKLLTEPVPLVGRSPAPSSASGASSPPKSRAASVDPLAQELMTAPSSSGDGASSASSSNAHADEDDVHGETGGDRGDDAGLDLELQRLGYTD, from the exons ATGCAGGGAGCGGCGTCGAATCTTCTGGACGCCGGAGCTCAGGCGTTCTACCCTGCCGTCGGCGCGCCGTTCCCGTTCCAGCAGCTTCCGCACCAGCTGTActgcccgcagccgccgccgccgccgtaccagGTCatgccggtgccgccgccgccgccggtgggcttgcctgtgccgccgctgccggcgacgatggcgccgcAGCCGGGCTACTGCGtgccggcggccgcgacggTGGTGGACGGTCCGGCCAGCCGCGCCGTCGTGCTGAGCCTGGTGCCGCCGCACGCGCCGGAGGACGAGATCGCCCGCGCGATGGCTCCGTTCGGTGCGGTGCGCGCCGTGGacgcgtcggcggtggcgtccGAGGGCGTCGCGACCGTCTACTTCTTCGATATCCGCTCCGCCGAGCACGCCGTCACGGGGGTCCGCGAGCAGCACATCCGGCAGCAGTGCCGGCTCGGCCAGCTctacgccgccgctgccgccgccttgtCCCCGACCTGGCCCCCGCCGGCGTGGGACTGGCCCCACGACGACAACCGCGGGCTCGTCCTCGGCCAGGCCGTCTGGGCCCACTTCGCCGCCGGCTCCACCGTCCccgacgacggcgccagccGCGGCTCCCTCGTCGTGCTCAATTCCCTCCCCGCCATGTCCGTGTTCGAACTCCGCGAAATCTTCCAAGCATACG GTGACGTGAAGGACGTGAGGGAGTCGGCGCTGCGGCCGAGCAACAAGTTCGTCGAGTTCTTCGACACGCGCGACGCCGACCGCGCGCTCCACGAGCTCAACGGCAAGGAGCtcttcggccgccgcctcgtcgtcgagTACACGCGCCCTTCCCTCCCCGGCCCACGCAG GCGCGGGCACGTGTCGCACCAGCCCTTGGCCCCGACGCCACCGAGGCTGCAGGCGGCttggcggccggcgccggcgccgtcgcagTCTGCGCAGCCGTCGTCGTCTGGCTCCGGCAAGGCGAGGGAAGGCGTGGTGCTTCTGCGCAGGAGCTCCGGGAAAGGTAGCTCGGGTAGCCAGTCCAAGGGCGGTGGCAATGCTGGCCACGAGCGGAAGAGCAAGGGCGGCaagagcgccgcggcggcgtgttCGACGGCGGCTTCGGCATTGTCGTCTACCGCAGCAGCGCCCAGCAAGCAAAGCcagaaaggcggcggcggccgtggcgggagCTGGAGAGGCCAGAAGAGCGGGTGGGAGGCTCGCTTCCTGTTCAAAGAACCCgtggccgcagccgccgccgccggcgacgctgccGCCTCCGAGACGCAAGAGCCGGCGAGCTGCAAGGACACGAGAACCACTGTGATGATCAGGAACATCCCAAACAAGTACAG CCAGAAGCTGCTGCTCAACATGCTGGACAACCACTGCATCCTCTCCAACCAGCAGATCGAGGCGAGCTGCGAAGACGAAGCCCAGCCATTCTCCTCCTACGATTTCCTCTACCTCCCCATAGATTTCAA GCCATGCAGCAACAAGTGCAACGTGGGCTATGGCTTCGTCAACCTCACCTCGCCGGAGGCTGCCGTGCGGCTGTACAAGGCGTTCCACAAGCAACCGTGGGAGGTGTTCAACTCGCGCAAGATTTGCCAAGTGACATACGCACGCGTGCAA GGCCTGGACGCGCTCAAGGAGCACTTCAAGAACTCCAAGTTCCCGTGCGACAGCGACGAGTACCTGCCCGTGGTGTTCTCGCCGCCGCGGGACGGCAAGCTGCTCACGGAGCCGGTGCCGCTGGTCGGCCGCTCGCCGGCACCGTCGTCGGCGTCCggggcgtcgtcgccgcccaaGAGCCGCGCCGCGAGCGTCGACCCACTAGCGCAGGAGCTCATGACAGCGCCGTCTtcctccggcgacggcgcgtcctccgcctcctcgtccaATGCCCACGCCGACGAGGATGACGTCCATGGCGAAACCGGTGGTGACCGTGGCGACGACGCGGGGCTCGATCTGGAGCTACAGCGCCTAGGCTACACTGACTAG